From Lolium perenne isolate Kyuss_39 chromosome 5, Kyuss_2.0, whole genome shotgun sequence, a single genomic window includes:
- the LOC127301141 gene encoding uncharacterized protein yields the protein MAAAECWCWPLPAWLGSGATWFVLLNVVVGAIFVLSSRTQPQSPSPRRGGGGGITRRASSVLLQRLRSFSTFSYPSSGFGTAPDSPATSRRTEEAGTTTPRRSPLTPRAAAPKATAEPTTPAAKQEEDEEDANSMSMDDVYALVLAGRQQPPPTEEEAARSEVDAKAEEFIRGFKEDLRQQRLDSIFNYTQMLKNRAAGHRQPVPAAGTNH from the coding sequence ATGGCGGCAGCGGAGTGCTGGTGCTGGCCGCTGCCGGCGTGGCTGGGCTCCGGCGCGACGTGGTTCGTGCTCCTAAACGTCGTCGTGGGCGCCATCTTCGTCCTTTCCTCGCGGACGCAGCCGCAGTCGCCGTCCCCGCGACGCGGTGGTGGGGGCGGGATCACGCGCAGGGCATCGTCGGTGCTGCTGCAGCGGCTCCGGTCCTTCTCCACCTTCTCCTACCCGTCATCGGGCTTCGGCACGGCGCCGGACTCGCCCGCCACCTCCCGTCGAACAGAGGAGGCCGGGACGACGACGCCCAGAAGGTCGCCGTTGACGCCACGTGCAGCCGCACCAAAGGCGACGGCAGAGCCAACCACACCGGCGGCGAAACAGGAAGAGGATGAGGAGGACGCGAACTCCATGAGCATGGACGACGTGTACGCGCTGGTACTGGCGGGACGGCAGCAGCCGCCGCcgacggaggaggaggcggccaggTCGGAGGTGGACGCCAAGGCGGAGGAGTTCATCCGGGGGTTCAAGGAGGACCTCAGGCAGCAgcgcctcgactccatcttcaactaCACCCAGATGCTCAAGAACCGCGCCGCCGGCCACCGGCAGCCTGTACCAGCGGCAGGCACCAATCATTGA